Proteins encoded by one window of Salmonirosea aquatica:
- a CDS encoding DUF7133 domain-containing protein yields the protein MNFRKLHQSPRTWYVLAAGIVIVSCAKQLAPTGNSVPVPAEPLAVVKEDGSTAQARAKEIRETTSLTLADGLKVDLWASDSLAPDPIAMSIDDQGRVYLTRTNRQKNSEFDIRGHRDWMTPSIALQSVEDRRAFLRKTFDPAKSKENEWLKDLNEDGSHDWHDLAVEKDEVWRLEDTDKDGIADVSTRILSDFFEEVSDVAGALLVRAKDVFVGIAPDMWRLTDTNGDGILDRKTSISHGFGVHIGFGGHGMSGAIEGPDGRIYWGIGDIGANLVDVTGKKYSYPNEGVIVRSNPDGTDFEVFASGLRNTHEFVFDEYGNLISSDNDGDHPGESERLVHIVDGSDAGWRSNWQYGKYTDPKNNSYKVWMDEQMFKPHQAGQAAYFIPPIQNFHNGPTGMVYNPGTALGSAWKNKFFLVEFVGNPARSPIWSFGLKPKGASFVLDGEQKVLGGILPTGIRFGPDGALYVADWLNGWDTKNAGRVWRLDVTEDKNDMKALRLETQRLMQLDYASQKENALFDLLSNPDMRIRQKAQLELAQRGGKGAAEFGRAIVQTTNQLARVHGVWGIGQLARENKSYASPLLALLKDKDNEIVAQAAKVLGDAAVPEAGPLLVPLLTSSNPRVQFFGAQALGRVDYKESVPALLKMIEANKDEDLYLRHAAVVALARLNQVEPIIALANHPNKSLRLAAVLVLRRWGNENVRLFLNDKDEYIVAEAARAINDDLSIPGALPDLAATLKETRFTSEPLLRRAINASLRVGGDPQLQALLDFAKRKDVNKELRTEALAALGTWANPSVLDRVDGRYRG from the coding sequence ATGAACTTCAGAAAACTCCACCAGTCGCCGCGCACATGGTACGTCCTCGCGGCGGGGATTGTCATCGTCTCCTGCGCCAAACAACTTGCCCCAACGGGCAATTCGGTACCTGTACCGGCCGAACCGCTGGCTGTAGTCAAGGAAGACGGCAGCACCGCCCAGGCCCGGGCGAAGGAAATACGCGAAACTACCTCTCTGACACTGGCCGACGGCCTGAAAGTGGATTTATGGGCTTCCGATTCCCTGGCTCCCGATCCCATCGCCATGTCCATCGACGACCAGGGCCGGGTGTACCTGACGCGTACCAACCGCCAGAAAAACTCTGAGTTCGACATTCGAGGTCACCGCGACTGGATGACGCCCTCCATCGCGTTGCAATCGGTCGAAGATCGCCGGGCTTTCCTGCGCAAGACTTTCGACCCCGCCAAGAGCAAGGAAAACGAGTGGCTGAAAGACCTCAACGAGGACGGCTCGCACGACTGGCACGATCTGGCCGTGGAAAAAGACGAGGTGTGGCGGCTGGAAGACACCGATAAAGACGGCATCGCCGATGTATCGACGCGCATCCTGAGCGATTTCTTCGAGGAAGTTTCCGACGTGGCCGGGGCCTTGCTGGTGCGGGCCAAGGACGTGTTTGTGGGCATTGCTCCCGACATGTGGCGGCTCACGGATACCAACGGTGACGGTATCCTGGATCGGAAAACTTCCATCAGCCACGGTTTTGGCGTTCATATCGGTTTCGGTGGGCACGGCATGTCGGGAGCCATCGAAGGGCCTGACGGGCGGATTTACTGGGGCATTGGCGATATTGGGGCCAATCTGGTGGACGTGACAGGCAAGAAGTACAGCTACCCTAATGAGGGCGTGATCGTGCGTTCCAACCCTGACGGAACCGATTTCGAGGTATTCGCTTCGGGCTTGCGCAACACGCACGAATTTGTTTTTGACGAATACGGCAACCTCATCAGTTCGGACAATGACGGCGACCACCCCGGCGAGAGCGAGCGGCTGGTGCATATTGTCGATGGCTCCGACGCGGGCTGGCGCTCCAACTGGCAATACGGGAAGTATACTGATCCTAAAAACAACAGCTACAAGGTCTGGATGGACGAACAGATGTTCAAGCCGCATCAGGCCGGACAGGCAGCATACTTTATACCACCGATTCAGAATTTTCACAACGGTCCAACGGGCATGGTTTATAATCCGGGTACGGCACTGGGTTCGGCCTGGAAGAATAAGTTTTTCCTGGTAGAATTCGTGGGTAATCCGGCCCGCTCGCCCATCTGGTCGTTTGGACTGAAGCCTAAGGGAGCATCGTTCGTGCTGGATGGCGAGCAGAAGGTACTGGGGGGTATTCTTCCCACAGGTATCCGCTTTGGTCCCGACGGCGCGCTGTACGTAGCTGACTGGCTCAACGGCTGGGATACCAAGAACGCCGGACGCGTGTGGCGGCTGGACGTGACCGAAGACAAAAACGACATGAAAGCCCTGCGCCTGGAAACCCAGCGGTTGATGCAGCTTGACTACGCCTCGCAGAAAGAAAATGCCCTGTTTGATCTGCTGTCCAATCCGGATATGCGCATCCGGCAGAAAGCCCAACTGGAACTCGCCCAACGCGGAGGCAAGGGCGCCGCTGAGTTTGGCCGGGCAATTGTACAGACCACCAACCAACTGGCCCGGGTCCATGGCGTGTGGGGAATCGGCCAACTGGCGCGGGAAAACAAATCCTACGCCAGTCCCTTGCTGGCTTTGCTTAAAGATAAGGACAACGAAATCGTGGCGCAGGCGGCCAAGGTACTGGGCGATGCAGCCGTGCCCGAAGCAGGCCCGCTCTTGGTACCTTTGTTGACTAGCAGCAATCCCCGCGTGCAGTTCTTCGGGGCGCAGGCCCTGGGCCGCGTGGACTACAAAGAGTCGGTACCTGCCTTGCTAAAAATGATCGAGGCCAACAAGGATGAGGACCTGTACCTGCGTCATGCGGCCGTGGTAGCTCTGGCCCGCCTCAATCAGGTGGAGCCCATCATTGCGCTGGCCAATCATCCCAACAAATCGCTGCGGCTGGCGGCGGTGCTGGTGCTGCGCCGCTGGGGCAACGAGAACGTGCGTCTCTTCCTGAACGACAAAGACGAGTATATTGTGGCCGAAGCGGCCCGGGCTATCAATGACGACCTGTCTATTCCCGGCGCATTGCCCGACCTGGCCGCTACGCTTAAAGAAACCCGCTTTACGTCCGAACCCCTTCTGCGCCGCGCCATCAACGCCAGTCTGCGCGTAGGAGGTGACCCCCAACTGCAGGCATTGCTGGATTTTGCCAAGCGTAAAGATGTGAATAAGGAGCTACGCACCGAAGCCCTCGCGGCTCTGGGTACCTGGGCCAACCCTTCGGTGCTTGATCGCGTGGACGGCCGCTACCGGGGGTAG
- a CDS encoding HEAT repeat domain-containing protein — protein MATRAKIEPSLAVLLQENQPEIQIAAAEMMGSLGITAYNPKLVEILNDSKSPDVRAAMLTTLSTLKYSDMEPIIKLGMNDADENVRARALSLVDGSTLSPTALADVVNVVFEKGSVKEQQQMLRTLSTLPASKTEPILDRLVTRLENKELSPNINLELTEAVDSTKSERLRSRLASSKPKGEGMANFMDALTGGDRQQGARYFYTNSTGQCVRCHAINGRGGEVGPSLTKIGGTLSREQLLQALVEPSARLSPGYGTVMLTLKDGQSVSGILTEESPQELVLKTSEAEPLKVPVARIAKRENLPSSMPPMGYIMSKREIRDVVEFLANLK, from the coding sequence GTGGCAACCCGGGCTAAGATCGAGCCGAGTCTCGCCGTGTTATTACAGGAAAATCAACCGGAAATCCAGATTGCTGCCGCTGAAATGATGGGCAGTCTGGGCATAACGGCTTACAACCCCAAACTGGTCGAAATTTTGAACGACAGCAAATCGCCCGATGTGCGGGCGGCGATGCTGACAACACTGAGTACCTTAAAGTACAGCGATATGGAGCCGATTATCAAGCTGGGGATGAACGATGCCGACGAAAATGTCCGCGCGCGGGCTTTAAGCCTGGTCGATGGCTCAACGCTCTCGCCGACTGCCCTGGCCGACGTAGTGAATGTAGTATTTGAAAAAGGGTCGGTGAAGGAGCAGCAGCAGATGCTGCGGACGCTCAGTACCCTGCCAGCATCCAAGACCGAACCCATTCTGGATCGACTCGTGACCCGTCTGGAAAACAAGGAACTTTCGCCCAACATCAACCTGGAATTGACCGAAGCCGTGGATTCCACCAAGTCCGAGCGTCTCCGCTCACGGCTGGCGTCTTCCAAACCTAAAGGCGAAGGTATGGCCAACTTTATGGATGCTCTTACGGGCGGTGACCGCCAGCAGGGGGCAAGGTACTTCTACACCAATTCGACTGGCCAGTGCGTACGCTGCCACGCCATCAACGGGCGCGGTGGTGAAGTGGGGCCCTCCCTTACTAAAATTGGGGGTACCTTAAGCCGCGAACAACTGCTGCAGGCGCTTGTCGAACCCAGCGCAAGACTTTCGCCTGGCTATGGTACGGTGATGCTTACGCTCAAAGACGGGCAGTCCGTATCGGGCATTCTCACCGAGGAAAGTCCCCAGGAACTGGTATTAAAAACCTCCGAGGCCGAGCCGCTGAAGGTACCCGTGGCCCGCATCGCGAAGCGCGAGAACCTACCCTCAAGCATGCCGCCCATGGGGTACATCATGTCGAAGCGGGAAATTCGGGATGTGGTGGAGTTTTTGGCGAATTTGAAGTAG